Genomic window (Chryseobacterium sp. H1D6B):
TAGGAGTGAACCGATTTTTACAAAATAAAAAAGCGAAACAACAATCAATTGATTATCATTTAATTATCAATATTAAAAAGTAAAAACTTATAAACTGGAACTTGTTTTTTTAAATTCAGAAGGGGTCTGATCAGTTAATTTTTTGAAAGTATTATTGAAAGAGGTCTTTGAATTGAATCCAGATTCATAAGCAATCCCTAAAATAGAAAGTTTGTTATTTTTATCATTTTTCAAAAGAATCTTAGCATATTCTATTCTGTATTCATTCACATACTGGAAGAAGTTTTTGTTAAATCCTTTATTAATTACATATGATAAATGATGCGTAGAAATGGAAAGAAGCTCGGAAAGTCTGATCAGATTAAGCTCACTGTCCAGATAAGGTTTTTCAGACTGCATCACAGCTTCAATGTTGTGTTTAATTTTAAGAAAATCTTCATCCGAAATTAATTTCTTTTTTACAGCTTCAGCTTCTGTTTCACTGCTTATCGAAATTAATTCTTCCTGTACTTTTTTGCCTGCAGGATAAATTTCTTTCTGTCTTAAACAATAGCAGGCTACAAAATAAACAACCAATAAAAAGATAATATTTATAAAAAAATTCAGAGACGTAGAATCATAAAAGAGATTGTAAATGATATATCCGATATTCATCACAAAAATAACCAGAATAATATATTCCAGCCAGTTCAGATTAATCTCTTCTGTGTTTGAGGAGAACATCTGTATTCTTCTCTGATGTTTTCTGATTGTAAAATAAGAAAGACCGGTATAGAATAAGGCCTGAACTAAAATAAGTCCGATAAAGATAAGTGCAGAAATCCCAGCATTAATAATTCCAAAATAACGAAATAACAGGTTGACTAAAAAAATAACAGGCAGAACAGCATATTTTACATCCGAAAGTTTGAACTTAAAGGCCGGATTCGTGAAAAATAAAACACTGAAATAAAATACGATAGGTGTTAAGAATTGAATAACCTGAACAAAAATGAGCGGATGAATCTCCACATTTGAACCTTTGACCAATGAAAAGACTTCATCAAGCCAGAAAGTAGACCATAAAAACAAAAATACACCAAAAAATGCATTTGCTTTTTTATTTACCTTTAATGGATTAGTCAGTTCCAATAAAGAAAGCAGAACCAATGAACCATAGATAAGTATAACTAGAAAATTATTTAACTCTGATGTGTTCATTGGTTCTGCTTTTTAAATTATTTCATTGAGAAATAGGCTTTATTTCTTAATAACCTTTGTCACCTGCTTTGTATTATCTGTATAAATAATCTCTACAAAATACATTCCTGACTGATAACCAGCTATGTTAATCTGAGTTGTATTTTTTACCGTATTCAAAATTTTCCCTGAAATATCAATTAATTTTATTTCTGAGATCTTTTTGTCTGAGCTTACATTTACATGATCAGCTGCGGGATTTGGATATACTTTCCCAAAAGTATTATTTACTTTTACTTCACCTGCTGCCAGGTAAGCTAAAGAATATCTATACACTTTTCCTCCGTTCCCTGAAATATAAAGAAAATTACCTCCTATTTCCAGCGTTTTGATGTCAAAGTTATAATTAGTATCTAAAATCAGAGTCCAAGTAGCGCCAGCATCAATTGTTTTGTAAACCCTGCTGTTGTCTGCAATGAAACCTGTGTTTTGATCAATAAATTTAATTTTATCAAAAGAATAATAAGGAGCCTGCGTTTGTGTCCATGTAGCACCGCCGTCATTCGATCTGAAAAAATCTCCGTTATTTCCTTTTAGAAAAATCTGGTTTTCATTTAAAATATCATACGCAATATTTGAAGAAGTTCCCTGGTCAAATACTGGATTCCAGGTAATACCGCCGTCTGTTGTTTTAAATAGTTTATCAAACTGGCTGCTCTTTACCCCGTATCCTAAACTGGTATTGAAAAATTTCAAATAAGAAAATTTCGCATCTGATATTTTCTGCCAGGTAGCTGCTCCATCCGTTGTTTTAAATATTCCGGAATCGTTATATCCGCCGGAAACAAAACCTACATTTTCATTTAAGAAGCTTAAAGAATATAATGACTCATACGGAATAAGCGTACTCGATGTCCAAGTCATTCCTCCGTCGATAGTTTTATATACAAGTCCTTGGTTTGTACCAATAGAATATCCTACATTTTCACTTGGAAATATAAATCCTCCGCTATAAGACTGGTGAGGCGGATACTGTACTTTCTGCC
Coding sequences:
- a CDS encoding AraC family transcriptional regulator, producing MNTSELNNFLVILIYGSLVLLSLLELTNPLKVNKKANAFFGVFLFLWSTFWLDEVFSLVKGSNVEIHPLIFVQVIQFLTPIVFYFSVLFFTNPAFKFKLSDVKYAVLPVIFLVNLLFRYFGIINAGISALIFIGLILVQALFYTGLSYFTIRKHQRRIQMFSSNTEEINLNWLEYIILVIFVMNIGYIIYNLFYDSTSLNFFINIIFLLVVYFVACYCLRQKEIYPAGKKVQEELISISSETEAEAVKKKLISDEDFLKIKHNIEAVMQSEKPYLDSELNLIRLSELLSISTHHLSYVINKGFNKNFFQYVNEYRIEYAKILLKNDKNNKLSILGIAYESGFNSKTSFNNTFKKLTDQTPSEFKKTSSSL